In the genome of Mycolicibacterium aromaticivorans JS19b1 = JCM 16368, one region contains:
- a CDS encoding ferredoxin: MINIEVDRELCQGYANCIVAAPDVFDLDEDGRVMVLRGQVGDSERGRLDESVRSCPVAALRLHESEPIGRPH, from the coding sequence GTGATCAATATCGAAGTGGATCGCGAGCTCTGCCAGGGCTATGCCAACTGCATCGTGGCAGCTCCAGACGTCTTCGACCTCGACGAGGACGGCCGCGTAATGGTGCTGCGCGGTCAGGTTGGGGACTCCGAGCGCGGACGCCTCGACGAGTCAGTACGAAGCTGTCCCGTCGCGGCCTTGCGCCTGCACGAATCTGAACCGATCGGTCGTCCGCACTGA